CCGGCAAGACCGTTTTCACCCTCAAAAATCACTCTGATTCCATCTTTTACCTCGATTCTGTAGTGTCTGACACCGTAAGATGCAAGAATCTGCTCGACATCACTCGGGTAGAACTTCACACCCTTGTAAATGACCATGTCATCCGTCCTGCCTCTGATTCTTTTTATGGTCATGTGTTCAATTCCGCACTCGCACTCTTCTCTCGAAATCACAGCAGAGATCTCTCCACTTCTGTACCTGAGCAGGGGCATTGCTGTCCTGTTTAGAGAGGTGTAGACAACCTCTCCTTCTTTGCCATCCTCCACGACTTCCCCTGTTTCCGGATCAACAATCTCAACGATATAGTTGTCCTCCCAGATGTGCAGGCCATTTCTCTCTGGACATTCGAAGCCCACGGTCCCAACGCCACCCATCTCTGTCAACCCCGGGATGTCATAAGCTCTTGCATCGAAAGTTTTCTCGATCTGTTTTCTCATCTCATCACTCCAGGGCTCCGCTCCAAGCAGCATCTTTTCCACGGAAAGTTCAGATGGTTCGTAACCCATTTCCTCTGCAACCTCCGCAATTCTCAGGGGATAGCTCGCAGTTGCGCACAGCACTGTGGTTCCGAAGTCGACTATAAATCTAACCTGATTCCTCGTGTTGCCAGCACCGATCGGGATTACAAAGGCGTTTATCGCATCAGCGGCAAAGTGAAAACCAAATCCGCCATTCCACAGTCCGAAGGCCGGGGTAATCTGAATTACATCCTTCGAGGTGATTCCGGCAATGTGGAAATCTCTGAGAAGCATTTTCTTCCATTGCTCTACGTCTTCTCGAGTGTATGGGATTATCACCGGCTGCCCTGTAGTCCCACCACTCATCTGTATTCTCACGATGTCATCTTTCGGCACACATGCCATTTTGAGCGGGTATGCATCTCTTAGATGCTGCTTGGTTGTGAATGGCAGTTTTGGCAGATCTTCTGGCCCCTTTATTCTGTCGATATCAATCCGATTTTCTCTGAAAATCCTTCTGTAAAATGCAGAGTGATCATAAACGTACTTCACCACCTGTCTGAACCTTTTCCGTTTAATTTCGTCAATCTCCTTTCTTGGCATGAATATTTCCTTCTCAACATTGTACATGGATAAAAAGACAGTTCACATATATTTAAATTTTTCCCATTTTACGAGTTTATACCTGTGTGACGGAATTGTTCCGATAAATTAAACAAATCTGATTGTCAGTTCCCCCGTTCTGTTCCGGGCCATGATGTTGAGAACGAGAGGTACGAGAGATTCAAGCAGATATGAGGCACTCAGAGGACCGGCGTCAAAAACCCTAAATCCCATTTTTTCGGAGATCTCCTTTACTATCTTTTTTCCTTCTTCATCGCCGCAAATAACCAGATCCCAGTCAATCTTCTCATTCAGGTCAGCAAACCTCGCTGCCGGTACTGAATGGAAGGCTGAAACAACCTTGCTTTCGAGAAGTGAAGCAAGTTTCTCTGCTGCCGAACCTTCAGCCAGTCTCACATAGGTGAACACGCCATTTTCCCTCTTCATCGGTACAAGTGGTGAAACAACGACCTTTCCTTTCAGTTCCTCCTTAAGACTTTCAGCGGTGGAAAAGGCGTATTCCCAAGGTATAGTTACGACAGCAACATCACACATTTTTGCAGCCATCCTGTTCTCGAATCCCTGGATTTCCACTCCGGCTATGGACGAGTACTCCTCTGCCAGCCTTTTAGCCTTTTCATCTTTTCTCGAACCCACAATAACTTCGTAGCCTAGTCTCGAAAGTCTGACAGCCAGACCCTTTCCCAGATTACCCGTTCCACCCAGCAGCGCTATCCTCATTCAACCACCGCCAGTTTTCTCACTCGGGTGGTGGGCTTATAAATCCAACCTCCTGAAGCATTTTTATTTTCTTCTGGGTGCTCACTATCATGTCCCGTGCGTTTTCGTAAATCTCTTCCTCGCTCATCTCGATCCTCGCAACCCCCTGTTCCATTGCCTTTACAGCAACGGCAGTCGCAACTTCCGGGTAAACCTCGCATTCCGTCATCTTTGGAATTATATATTCCTCGTGTATTCCCCTTCTTTCCGCAAACTCTGCTATTGTTTTTGCCGCCGTTACGCACATCTCGTCAGTTATCTTCCTTGCGCGAACTGTAAGAACCCCTCTGAACACCGCTGGAAATACAAGTGAGTTATTTATCTGGTTTGGAAAGTCGCTCCTGCCAGTACCGACTATTCTCGCCCCGGCCTCTTTCGCCTCCCACGGCCAGATTTCCGGAACAGGGTTTGCCTCTGCAAATACTATGGCATCATCATTCATCTCTTCTATCCACTCTTTCTTTATGACTCCCGGACCGGGCTTGCTTGCCGCAATAACAACATCCACTCCCTTCAACGCATCCTTTATGCCTCCAGTCCTCCCCTCTGCATTTGTTTCAAGGCAAAGCTGCCATTTGTAGGGATTGTCTTTTTTCTTGGCTTCAAGGTCTTTTCTTCCTTTGTGCAGGATTCCCCTGCTATCAACTACAAACATATTTCTGGTATCTGCTCCAGCGGCTTTTAAAAGTCTTACAGTAGCTATATTGGCCGCTCCAGCCCCAATTATCGCAATTTTTACCTCGGAAAGCCTTTTGCCCACTATTTTCAGAGCGTTGTAAAGACCGGCAAGGGACGCGGTGGCGGTTCCAAGCTGATCGTCATGCCATACGGGAATGTCGAGTTCATTCTGAAGTCTTTCAAGGATGTAGAAACACTTCGGTGTTGACAGGTCCTCGAGGTTTATCCCTCCAAAGGAGGGTGATATCAGCTTGACGGTTTCAATGATTTTGTCTGGATCCTGAGTGTCTATCATTACTGGAAACGCATCCACAGCACCGAGGTACTTGAAGAGCAGAGCTTTGCCTTCCATGACAGGGAGGGCTGCATGTGGACCGATATTTCCCAGACCCAGAGTTCTTGATCCGTCGCTCACAATTGCAATGGTATTCCACTTGCTCGTGTACTCGTAAACCTTATCAGGATCCTCTGCAATTTCACGGCACGGTTCGGCCACACCGGGGGTGTACCAGACGCTAAAATCGTCAAGTCCCCTGATCGCACATTTTGGGATAATTTCTATTTTCCCGGCGTAAAATCTGTGCCATTCCGGTGCGAGTTTTTCAGGAAGTTTTGCCTTTTCCAATTCGAACATGATTAAACCTTCGATAGTATTGGATATAAATCTTTCGGTTCAAATTTGTATTAAATTAGTACTAGAGAGAAAAATACAAAACACTGGTTGCGCAATTTAAACGGAATTTGTAAGCCGTCGAAGGCAAACCTTTTTAAAGCGGGGTGGTTTGGAAAATCCAATGCAAGAAAACTTTCCGGTTGTAGTAGTGGGGCTTGTAATTCTTTTCTAAAGTTAGCTTATGGGGTGGTTTTATGCGTGCCGCTGATGCGCTTGTTAAGGCTTTGGAGATGGAAGGTGTCGAGGTCGTGTTTGGCATACCGGGTGGTGCAATCCTTGAGGTTTACGATGCGATTTATGACTCTGGAATTCAGCACATAACAACAAGACACGAGCAGGGAGCAACTCATGCTGCGGACGGATATGCCAGGGCAAGTGGGAAAGTGGGGGTTGCATTTGCAACCTCGGGTCCGGGAGCGACAAATACCGTCACCGGTATAGCAACCGCTTATATGGACTCGTCTCCCATAGTTGTCTTTACCGGGCAGGTTCCAACAAGCATGATCGGAAACGATGCATTTCAGGAGGCGGATATTACCGGTATAACAATGCCCGTCACCAAACACAACTATCTCGTGACAGAGGCGGGGGACATGCTTAAAACAATCAAGGAGGCCTTTCACATCGCAGCGACAGGCAGGCCCGGACCCGTTCTTGTTGATCTTCCCAAGGATGTTACGCTGGCAGATGTTGAATTCAACTATCCGAAGAAGGTTTCCCTTCCGGGATACAAACCAAAGTTGGACGGGCATCCCAGGCAGATAAAAAGGGCGGCCGAGCTTATAATGGAGTCTGAAAGGCCGGTTATTCTGGCGGGAGGAGGGGTTATAATTTCAAACGCTTCAAAGGAGCTAACAGAGCTTGCAGAGACCATTCCCGCCTTTGTTGCAACAACACTGATGGGAAAGGGAGCAATACCTGAAACACATCCACTGAGTCTGGGTTTTGTCGGAATGCACGGGTCCAAGTATGCAAACTATGCAGTTCAGGAGAGTGACGTGTTAATAGCTGTTGGATGCAGGTTCAGCGACAGAACCACGGGAAATCTGGAAAGGTTTGCTCCTGACGCTAAAATAATCCACATTGATGTTGATCCGGCCGAAATTGGCAAGAACGTTGGAGTTGACGTGCCGATTGTTGGAGATGCAAGAAAGGTGCTGGCAAGGCTGAAAAAGCACATTCAGTACAAACAGAGAAAGCTTTGGGAAGACAGAATTAACAAATGGAGGAGAGAGCATCCACTGAAATACAGCAGAGATGGGTTCAAACCACAGTACGTTGTTGAGAGAGCATGTGAGATAATGCCCGATGCAATAGTAACCACGGAAGTCGGGCAGAACCAGATGTGGGCGGCCCAGTTTTTCAAGGTCAGGTATCCACGGCAGTTCATAACCAGTGGCGGACTGGGGACCATGGGTTTCGGCTTTCCGGCTGCAATGGGTGCGCAGGTCGCATTTCCGGATCGAACTGTGATAGATATCGCTGGAGATGGCAGCTTTTTCATGAACATTCAGGAGCTGGCGACGTGCGTTAAATATGAAATCCCTGTCAAGGTTCTGGTGCTGAACAACGGATATCTGGGAATGGTGAGGCAGTGGCAGGAGCTGTTTTACAAGGAGAGGTACTCGGCTACCTGCATTGGATGTGAGAAGACTGGATTTGAGGCAATAGCAAGAGGATTTGGAGCGGTGGGCATGACAATCGAGAGTCCGGGAGAAGTTGACGATGCACTCAAAGAGGCCAGAGAGATTGACGCTCCCGTTGTCATTGACTTCAGAGTTGACTACCAGGCCAACGTTTTCCCGATGGTCCCGCCCGGAGCGGCTCTGAATGAGATTATAGATATCGAGTGAGGTGATGCTGATGAAGCACACAATAGCGGTTTTGGTTGAAAACAAGCCGGGTGTTCTGGCAAGGGCAGCATCTCTCTTCAGAAGGAGGGGATTTAACATTGAAAGCCTTACCGTTGGTACAACGGAGAGAGAGGATATTTCAAGGATGACCATAGTCGTTGAGGGTGATAACAGGGTCGTTGAGCAGGTTATAAAGCAGCTTAACAAGCTTATTGAAACGATAAAGGTCAGCGAAATTTCTGAAGGTTCGGTGGAGAGGGAGCTGTGCCTGATAAGAGTGCATGCACCACCCGAAAAGAGAGGGGAGATCGTTGAGCTTACGAACATATTCAGAGCGAGAATTGTGGACGTTTCGAGGGACAGCTTTATAATAGAGGTAACAGGCGATGGGGATAAGATCACGGCTTTTATAGATCTGATGAGGCAGTACGGAATAAAGGAGCTTGCAAGAACCGGAAAGGTTGCAATGGTGAGGGGAAACAAAAGGTAGCGGGAATGTAATTTCAAAATTGTAATAATGAGAAAATCTTAAATATTGTAGTGTTCATTATTATGATAGGTGGTAGTGATGGTAAAAATCGTTCACGCTCAAACAGTGCTGCCAGAAAACGTTCTGGAGGAGCTTAAAAGAAAAACTGGGGAAAATGCAACAAAAGACGCAATCGCCAAGGCTGTAGAGCATTACCTAATGTGCCCGTATACTCATGAGGAACCGCTCGAGAAGAGACTTGAAGAAGTGATGAAGAAAAAGAGGAAAGTCTGAGTATTTTTTAATTTTTGGTGTTTTGATGTCTGATAAAAGTGATTCAGATAAGATTGTAAGGGCAGCGGAGGCGTTATACGAGATTTTCGAGAAAATCATTGAAAATCATGAGGATATTTTGAATGCCCTCGAAAAACTCCTCGTTCTGGAGAGAAAGGGCGTCCTTGATGAGATAGTAAAACTCTCCGAGCTGAAGGTTCCGATATCGGCTGAAGAAGTGGGTGAAGTCGCTGAAAAACTTGAAACGCTGGTGAACCTGCTTTTGTCAGTGGATGAAAGGGTCCTGAAGGTAATAAAGCGCTTGATAGATGCCTTCGAAGAGTCGATGATCTACGAACCCATGGGGATAATGGATGCAATGAAGGTTGTAAGAGATCCGGACGTTCAGAAAGCCATAGGCTTTGCCTTAACTCTGGCCAAAAATTTTGGGAAAAGAATTTAATCTCTCATACTTTCTGCAGCATTAAACACTTCGAGTCTGATGCGCCTGTAAGCCTCATCAAGAGTTTTCAGGATGTTTTCCCGCCCGATCATTTCGGCGATATCAAAAGCGCCCAGAGCAGAGTTGGTTGCCAGTTTGTAAACTTCGTTAACGGTTTCTCTGTCGGCTATACCATCTTCAACGATTTTAAAAGCTTCATTAACAATCGCAGCAATCAGGGGCATAATATCCCCCGGCTCTGCGGGAGGTATGTCTGCTTTACCATTTTTCCACCTGTAAAATCCCTCTCCAGCCTTTTTTCCCAGCTTACCCCATTCGAGCATTTTTCTAAGGAAAAAGTTCATTCCCTTCGGACCTGCAAATTTACGTCCGTAAGCTTCGCTGAAGCTTTCCAGGACGTCTAACACCACATCAAGCCCTATGAGGTCAATTGTTTCAAAGAAGCCGAGGGGATTGCCGAGATTCTTAATCGCAGCATCGATTTCTTCGGGTGTGTTGTAAAAAAGACAGTAACCTGCCGCCGCTCCTGCCGCACCGAGGATTCTGTTGAGAACATGCCCTCTGCACTCTTTCCTGAGTACAACTGGCCTCTTTCCTATGCTTCTGGCAAGCTCCACGGCCCTTTCTATCGTCTCCTCTGATGCAAGTTCTCCTCCTACTTCAACAAGAGGCATGAGTATGGGAGGATTTGAAAAGTGGAAAAGTGTAAGTCTCTCAGGATTCTTTAGATGCAGGGCGATTTCAGAGGGTTTGAAGCTGGAGGTGTTTGTAGCCAGATGGCAGTCAACGATGTTCTCAAGATTTTTAAACAGCCTGATCTTAACATCAAGCCTCTCATTGACCGATTCGATAACGAATTCGCTCCCACCGATCTTTTCTATAGATGTTGTGTACCTGATCTTTGAGACTATTTCCTCTCTTTTTCTAAGTCCTGCCCGTTCCAGCTCCTCAATACACTCCACCATGTGTCTTTTCCTTGCTTTCTCCAGAGCCTCCTCGCTTGTATCCACAAGAACAACGTCGTAGTCGGCATTGGCAAAAAGCGCAGCAATCGCTGCTCCCATAGTCCCTGCTCCAATAACTGAGATCTTTTCCATGTCCCAACTCCCCGAACTTTAACGCCTTTTCCTAATACTCCCTGATAATGTCTACGAAGCCGAGTTTCATGTCGAACTGGAAGTATAGCGCTGTGATAAAATCTCCAATCTCAACTTTGTGAACAGGGTCAACAACTGAGGGAGAGTCATAGGTTATGTTTCCGGGTCCTGTAAAAATAACCCTCTCCCCATTTGGATCCGTGTGGAAGTCGATTTCAGCATACCATTTAACCAGCTGTGTAACACCGCCTCTGCCCCTCACATCGGGCAGATGTCTTACAGAGTAGAGGTAGGTCGGTTTCGGAAATACGAAATCTATCATTCCTCCAAGAGCCCTCATGTTTGGCTTCATCACGAATGTTACGAGCCTCTTTCCAGTCGGCCTCTCCAGATAACCCATAACAACGTCATACTCCTTCACCAAACCAATTTTGGCAAGCTTTTTCGGTGCTCCTGCAAGCTCTCTTCCTGCTGCAAGAGCGGCATCGTTCGTAACGTAGATGTAGGGTATGTAGTATCCCATATCTCCCTGCTCATCCTCCACCTGTATAACTGTGAGATACTCGTGGTACTCCCCCACAGTGCTGAAAGAGTAGTGTGATATCCAGATTCCACCCTGTGGAGGATTGCTGAACGGTTTCAACCCCTCTGGCAGCAAGTCGTCGATATCACCATTCACAGTAAAAAACCCGACAATCGCATCACAGTTCCTGTATTCTATTCCCCTTTCCTCATCCACCTCGTAGAGAGGCGAATCAAACGGAATACTCTTCAACATGTTCCATCACCCCATATCAAAAAGTCTTGTAATGTGCCCGACATCATAAAATTCCTTCTCGTAGTTTTCAGCAACGTCTTCCGCAGCTTCCAGACTAAGAACTTCAACTGTTCCATCCTCTATGAGCATGCTTCTTGCATCTCTGAACAGTTTTTCTATAATAAACTCTTTGTTCAAGCCGTATGCACCAAAAATCTGCACGGCGTCGTGTGCAACCTCGTACGCTATTTTCTTGGCGTAAATCTGAGCCGCCCTTGCGTGTCTTGGTGAGGCATCGGCAGTCTGATGGTCTATTATCCTCCTGTGCGTATACTCCGTGACCTTTCTGACGTAGTATCGGGCAGTTTCGACCTTCTCAAACATCTCGTACAGCTTCAGCTTAACGTTCTTGTGTTTGATTATGGGTACACCACCCTGAACTCTCTGTCTGGCATAGTTCAAAGCCTCTTCAAAGCACGCTCTGGCCAGTCCAACTGCAAACGCTCCCATTCCACAGCTCGTCAAACAGAGAAGCTGGTCATAAAAAATTCCGTAAAAGAACCCCGGAGCAACCACGACATAATGCTCGGGTATCCTCACGTTGTCGAAGAAGAGCTCGCCCTGTGGATCATCCCTCATCCCGAGCATATCAACGGGTTTCCCCTTTCTCACACCCTCGGCGTCGAGGGGAACTATGCAGAAAAGCCCATCCCCGAGCATTTTCGACCCTTTAACCTGAGCATGCAGTCCACAGTGGGTCGCAACGGGAGCGGAGGACACCCACGCAGACTTCTGACCTGTTATCACCCATTCGTCCCCGTCTTTCTCAGCCACAACATTGCCCTTGCCGAATTTAATCGTGAGCTCCGGATCTTCTCGCAGGGATATCAGGTAGTCGCTCCCGTGTTCCGGTTCGGTCACTCCCCAGCAACCGTGAAACTTTCCATCTTCATCCTCTATCCAGGGTCTGACCAGATCTTCGTAGATCTCGGGAGTGCCATAGAGCGCAGCACAGACGAAAGGTATCATATCCACACCCAGCCCCGTTGCAAATCCCAGACTGCCCCAGGCAAGCTCTTCAAAAATGATATAACGCTGCAATGGTGTCAGACCCAGCCCCCCCTTGCCTTCCGGCAGGTAGCTTCGGTGGTAGCCGAGTTTTTTCATCTGTTTCATAACCTTAAAATATGGTGAGTCAGGCTTAATCCTCTCGTCCGGCGGCATTCTGTCGAGTTCCAGTGATGCGGGCCTTATCACCTCCTCGGCGAATCTGTGAACCTCCTCTCTGAGCATCCTGTCTTCTTCGCTCAGCTCGTCCAGGTCCAAGAATTTGGCCATACACTTAACCCTCAATCGGGATTGAAGCCATAAGATCGGTGAACTTCTTCACAGTGGCCATGTTTCTCATCATGTATGCCATATCTCCCTGAAGCTTGAGCTTTCCGCTCACGACGAGAGAGATCGCATCCGATTTGCCTTTAACGAGCAGTTTGAAAACTGCATAGGGACCGATGAGCTTGAATTTCGAATCTTCATGTTCTCCCGGCGCTGCAACTTCAATGTTTCTCAGCTCACCGTGCCAGAAATCCATCCAGAGATTCAGTGTTGCCCCCTCAACAAGGATGTCGTCTGTGATTTTCTTTGCAGCCTCCTCAACATCTACGCTTTCAAGATCGTCATCGATGGAAATCCCCAGAGACTGTAAGAACTTCTCTGTAGGCGTTCCTCTGAACTTCTCCCTCCTGTCCTTTGGAATGCTGTTGAGCATTCCCAGAAAGCCCTTCAGGATTTTCGGATTCTGGAAGTCCTTCAAAGCCTCCTCAT
This portion of the Archaeoglobus neptunius genome encodes:
- a CDS encoding phenylacetate--CoA ligase family protein, which gives rise to MYNVEKEIFMPRKEIDEIKRKRFRQVVKYVYDHSAFYRRIFRENRIDIDRIKGPEDLPKLPFTTKQHLRDAYPLKMACVPKDDIVRIQMSGGTTGQPVIIPYTREDVEQWKKMLLRDFHIAGITSKDVIQITPAFGLWNGGFGFHFAADAINAFVIPIGAGNTRNQVRFIVDFGTTVLCATASYPLRIAEVAEEMGYEPSELSVEKMLLGAEPWSDEMRKQIEKTFDARAYDIPGLTEMGGVGTVGFECPERNGLHIWEDNYIVEIVDPETGEVVEDGKEGEVVYTSLNRTAMPLLRYRSGEISAVISREECECGIEHMTIKRIRGRTDDMVIYKGVKFYPSDVEQILASYGVRHYRIEVKDGIRVIFEGENGLAGKVAKDIREFLGFSPRVEVVANGMLERFEGKARRLVRG
- the npdG gene encoding NADPH-dependent F420 reductase, with product MRIALLGGTGNLGKGLAVRLSRLGYEVIVGSRKDEKAKRLAEEYSSIAGVEIQGFENRMAAKMCDVAVVTIPWEYAFSTAESLKEELKGKVVVSPLVPMKRENGVFTYVRLAEGSAAEKLASLLESKVVSAFHSVPAARFADLNEKIDWDLVICGDEEGKKIVKEISEKMGFRVFDAGPLSASYLLESLVPLVLNIMARNRTGELTIRFV
- the ilvN gene encoding acetolactate synthase small subunit; this encodes MKHTIAVLVENKPGVLARAASLFRRRGFNIESLTVGTTEREDISRMTIVVEGDNRVVEQVIKQLNKLIETIKVSEISEGSVERELCLIRVHAPPEKRGEIVELTNIFRARIVDVSRDSFIIEVTGDGDKITAFIDLMRQYGIKELARTGKVAMVRGNKR
- a CDS encoding acetoacetate decarboxylase family protein; translation: MLKSIPFDSPLYEVDEERGIEYRNCDAIVGFFTVNGDIDDLLPEGLKPFSNPPQGGIWISHYSFSTVGEYHEYLTVIQVEDEQGDMGYYIPYIYVTNDAALAAGRELAGAPKKLAKIGLVKEYDVVMGYLERPTGKRLVTFVMKPNMRALGGMIDFVFPKPTYLYSVRHLPDVRGRGGVTQLVKWYAEIDFHTDPNGERVIFTGPGNITYDSPSVVDPVHKVEIGDFITALYFQFDMKLGFVDIIREY
- a CDS encoding acetolactate synthase large subunit, producing MRAADALVKALEMEGVEVVFGIPGGAILEVYDAIYDSGIQHITTRHEQGATHAADGYARASGKVGVAFATSGPGATNTVTGIATAYMDSSPIVVFTGQVPTSMIGNDAFQEADITGITMPVTKHNYLVTEAGDMLKTIKEAFHIAATGRPGPVLVDLPKDVTLADVEFNYPKKVSLPGYKPKLDGHPRQIKRAAELIMESERPVILAGGGVIISNASKELTELAETIPAFVATTLMGKGAIPETHPLSLGFVGMHGSKYANYAVQESDVLIAVGCRFSDRTTGNLERFAPDAKIIHIDVDPAEIGKNVGVDVPIVGDARKVLARLKKHIQYKQRKLWEDRINKWRREHPLKYSRDGFKPQYVVERACEIMPDAIVTTEVGQNQMWAAQFFKVRYPRQFITSGGLGTMGFGFPAAMGAQVAFPDRTVIDIAGDGSFFMNIQELATCVKYEIPVKVLVLNNGYLGMVRQWQELFYKERYSATCIGCEKTGFEAIARGFGAVGMTIESPGEVDDALKEAREIDAPVVIDFRVDYQANVFPMVPPGAALNEIIDIE
- a CDS encoding 3-hydroxyacyl-CoA dehydrogenase codes for the protein MEKISVIGAGTMGAAIAALFANADYDVVLVDTSEEALEKARKRHMVECIEELERAGLRKREEIVSKIRYTTSIEKIGGSEFVIESVNERLDVKIRLFKNLENIVDCHLATNTSSFKPSEIALHLKNPERLTLFHFSNPPILMPLVEVGGELASEETIERAVELARSIGKRPVVLRKECRGHVLNRILGAAGAAAGYCLFYNTPEEIDAAIKNLGNPLGFFETIDLIGLDVVLDVLESFSEAYGRKFAGPKGMNFFLRKMLEWGKLGKKAGEGFYRWKNGKADIPPAEPGDIMPLIAAIVNEAFKIVEDGIADRETVNEVYKLATNSALGAFDIAEMIGRENILKTLDEAYRRIRLEVFNAAESMRD
- a CDS encoding NAD(P)-dependent malic enzyme encodes the protein MFELEKAKLPEKLAPEWHRFYAGKIEIIPKCAIRGLDDFSVWYTPGVAEPCREIAEDPDKVYEYTSKWNTIAIVSDGSRTLGLGNIGPHAALPVMEGKALLFKYLGAVDAFPVMIDTQDPDKIIETVKLISPSFGGINLEDLSTPKCFYILERLQNELDIPVWHDDQLGTATASLAGLYNALKIVGKRLSEVKIAIIGAGAANIATVRLLKAAGADTRNMFVVDSRGILHKGRKDLEAKKKDNPYKWQLCLETNAEGRTGGIKDALKGVDVVIAASKPGPGVIKKEWIEEMNDDAIVFAEANPVPEIWPWEAKEAGARIVGTGRSDFPNQINNSLVFPAVFRGVLTVRARKITDEMCVTAAKTIAEFAERRGIHEEYIIPKMTECEVYPEVATAVAVKAMEQGVARIEMSEEEIYENARDMIVSTQKKIKMLQEVGFISPPPE
- a CDS encoding DUF1641 domain-containing protein; the encoded protein is MSDKSDSDKIVRAAEALYEIFEKIIENHEDILNALEKLLVLERKGVLDEIVKLSELKVPISAEEVGEVAEKLETLVNLLLSVDERVLKVIKRLIDAFEESMIYEPMGIMDAMKVVRDPDVQKAIGFALTLAKNFGKRI
- a CDS encoding DUF5371 family protein, which translates into the protein MVKIVHAQTVLPENVLEELKRKTGENATKDAIAKAVEHYLMCPYTHEEPLEKRLEEVMKKKRKV
- a CDS encoding acyl-CoA dehydrogenase family protein, yielding MAKFLDLDELSEEDRMLREEVHRFAEEVIRPASLELDRMPPDERIKPDSPYFKVMKQMKKLGYHRSYLPEGKGGLGLTPLQRYIIFEELAWGSLGFATGLGVDMIPFVCAALYGTPEIYEDLVRPWIEDEDGKFHGCWGVTEPEHGSDYLISLREDPELTIKFGKGNVVAEKDGDEWVITGQKSAWVSSAPVATHCGLHAQVKGSKMLGDGLFCIVPLDAEGVRKGKPVDMLGMRDDPQGELFFDNVRIPEHYVVVAPGFFYGIFYDQLLCLTSCGMGAFAVGLARACFEEALNYARQRVQGGVPIIKHKNVKLKLYEMFEKVETARYYVRKVTEYTHRRIIDHQTADASPRHARAAQIYAKKIAYEVAHDAVQIFGAYGLNKEFIIEKLFRDARSMLIEDGTVEVLSLEAAEDVAENYEKEFYDVGHITRLFDMG
- a CDS encoding SCP2 sterol-binding domain-containing protein gives rise to the protein MPVVFPSKEWMDELYRKVNADEEYRRVAANWEGDYLCVVELDEEALKDFQNPKILKGFLGMLNSIPKDRREKFRGTPTEKFLQSLGISIDDDLESVDVEEAAKKITDDILVEGATLNLWMDFWHGELRNIEVAAPGEHEDSKFKLIGPYAVFKLLVKGKSDAISLVVSGKLKLQGDMAYMMRNMATVKKFTDLMASIPIEG